The following are from one region of the Mycolicibacterium diernhoferi genome:
- a CDS encoding family 1 glycosylhydrolase — protein sequence MGSGRVASVAVVIGIWSAGGLGSAGPAWADPGTESSATERSATDSASTSDSVPTSDSEAESESKPESKPDLQAPEPEPDAAQIPEAAEAEAEPETRQERKSSRRSAAQRRSALRAETRTEARVEATSDDNTDTRVATSSMSETPPVAPRQTTVAIPTGSDTAALVSAAKAPVTWTSTLPNPATAIRYAINVVRSLVGAVLAPFAAGLPAGPVGPPSAWAVLAWVRRELFNATPRIEDVGETTQTTTGLVLGNAGISDPDGDPLKFSVVGRPRNGGTVQINETTGDFIYRPTNAMAAVGGTDTFTVVADDQRAGVHWHGPLGILAHIPILGNLLRPGGGHAVARTITVTVDPVEGVDLSFPDDFYWGVAHAGFQAEGGPGSPVDPNSDWYKWVHHPLNQWLGLTKGVPENGPGTYVSYDSDAALAKNELGMNTFRMSIEWSRIFPNSTASVDISDEGGGVSLADLQALQALADPVEVAHYRAVFDSLRAHGLEPLVTVNHFTLPVWIHDPITARPLIQLGLPAPKAGWLSAETPVEFEKYAAFLAWTYGDQVDNWVTLNEPFPPLLTELLAIPGLVPSWPPGVLRPDLAARFVINEAKGHVAAYDAIHKWDDTAFVGIANNMIPARPANPLNTNDIAAADAWNKVFNQWVPNAVIHGWVDANFDGVKTADEIRPDFADKVDFLGVQYYGTQPMGGFGFAPLPGYNFLQGIPFRCQASSPTCSDFNQPMDPGGFREVLEVAASYGKPLWITENGVADSGDTKRPPYIVNHLAVVQDLVAHGADIRGYTYWSFVDNVEWADGYHLQFGLYGSDPNTPELERTPKPASIAAISQITKANALPASLLALYLGLTRIAA from the coding sequence ATGGGTAGCGGTCGGGTCGCGAGTGTCGCAGTGGTGATCGGCATCTGGTCGGCCGGCGGGCTGGGGTCCGCGGGGCCGGCATGGGCGGACCCCGGGACGGAGAGTTCGGCGACGGAGCGTTCGGCGACGGACTCGGCCTCGACATCGGACTCGGTACCGACATCGGACTCGGAGGCGGAGTCGGAGTCGAAGCCCGAGAGCAAGCCGGACCTCCAGGCTCCCGAACCCGAACCCGACGCTGCGCAGATTCCGGAGGCTGCCGAGGCCGAGGCCGAACCCGAAACACGCCAGGAACGGAAGAGCAGCCGCAGGTCCGCTGCGCAGCGCCGATCAGCGCTCCGGGCCGAAACCAGGACCGAAGCCCGGGTCGAGGCCACCTCGGACGACAACACCGATACGCGCGTGGCCACCAGCTCGATGTCCGAGACGCCCCCGGTTGCACCGAGACAGACTACGGTCGCGATCCCGACCGGGTCCGACACCGCCGCCCTGGTCTCCGCTGCCAAGGCGCCCGTGACGTGGACATCCACCCTGCCCAACCCGGCCACCGCGATCCGCTACGCGATCAACGTGGTCCGCAGCCTGGTCGGCGCCGTCCTCGCGCCGTTCGCGGCGGGGCTGCCGGCCGGGCCCGTCGGCCCGCCGTCGGCATGGGCGGTGCTGGCCTGGGTGCGCCGGGAACTGTTCAACGCCACCCCACGGATCGAGGACGTCGGTGAGACCACCCAGACCACCACCGGGCTGGTGCTCGGCAACGCGGGCATCTCCGATCCCGACGGGGACCCGCTGAAATTCTCGGTGGTCGGCCGGCCGCGCAACGGTGGCACCGTCCAGATCAACGAAACCACAGGTGATTTCATCTACCGGCCGACCAACGCGATGGCGGCCGTCGGTGGCACCGACACGTTCACGGTCGTCGCCGACGACCAGCGCGCCGGCGTGCACTGGCACGGCCCGCTGGGCATCCTGGCGCACATCCCGATCCTCGGTAACCTGCTGCGCCCCGGCGGCGGGCACGCGGTGGCCCGCACCATCACCGTCACCGTCGATCCGGTCGAGGGGGTCGACCTGTCCTTCCCCGACGACTTCTACTGGGGCGTGGCGCACGCCGGGTTCCAGGCCGAGGGCGGGCCCGGATCCCCGGTCGACCCCAACTCCGACTGGTACAAGTGGGTGCACCATCCGCTCAATCAGTGGCTCGGGCTCACCAAGGGCGTTCCGGAGAACGGGCCCGGCACCTACGTCTCCTACGATTCCGACGCGGCACTGGCCAAGAACGAACTCGGGATGAACACCTTCCGGATGTCCATCGAATGGAGCCGGATCTTCCCGAACTCCACTGCGTCCGTAGACATCTCGGATGAGGGCGGTGGAGTGAGCCTGGCCGACCTGCAGGCCCTGCAGGCGTTGGCCGACCCGGTCGAGGTCGCCCACTACCGGGCGGTGTTCGATTCACTGCGCGCGCACGGACTGGAGCCGCTGGTCACCGTCAACCACTTCACCCTGCCGGTGTGGATCCACGACCCGATCACCGCTCGCCCGCTCATCCAATTGGGTCTGCCCGCCCCGAAAGCCGGCTGGCTCTCGGCCGAGACGCCGGTCGAGTTCGAGAAGTACGCTGCCTTCCTGGCCTGGACCTACGGCGACCAGGTGGACAACTGGGTGACGCTGAACGAACCGTTCCCGCCCCTGCTCACCGAGCTCCTGGCCATCCCCGGGCTGGTGCCGAGCTGGCCGCCCGGGGTGCTGCGCCCCGACCTGGCGGCCCGGTTCGTGATCAACGAGGCCAAGGGGCACGTCGCGGCCTATGACGCCATCCACAAGTGGGATGACACCGCCTTCGTCGGGATCGCCAACAACATGATCCCGGCGCGGCCGGCCAATCCCCTCAACACGAACGACATCGCAGCCGCCGACGCCTGGAACAAGGTGTTCAACCAGTGGGTGCCCAACGCGGTCATCCACGGCTGGGTGGACGCGAACTTCGACGGGGTCAAGACCGCCGACGAGATCCGCCCCGACTTCGCGGACAAGGTCGACTTCCTCGGCGTGCAGTACTACGGGACGCAGCCGATGGGCGGGTTCGGGTTCGCGCCGTTGCCCGGATACAACTTCCTGCAGGGCATCCCGTTCCGCTGCCAGGCCTCGTCGCCGACCTGCAGCGACTTCAACCAGCCGATGGATCCGGGCGGTTTCCGGGAGGTGCTCGAAGTCGCTGCCTCCTATGGCAAACCGCTGTGGATCACCGAGAACGGCGTCGCCGACAGCGGGGACACGAAGCGCCCGCCCTACATCGTCAACCACCTCGCGGTGGTGCAGGACCTGGTGGCGCACGGCGCCGACATCCGCGGCTACACCTACTGGTCCTTCGTCGACAATGTGGAGTGGGCCGACGGCTACCACCTGCAATTCGGGCTGTACGGCTCGGACCCGAACACCCCGGAACTGGAACGCACCCCCAAGCCCGCCAGCATCGCCGCGATCAGCCAGATCACCAAGGCGAACGCCCTGCCGGCGAGCCTGTTGGCGCTCTACCTCGGGCTCACGAGAATTGCTGCATAG
- a CDS encoding 4Fe-4S binding protein has translation MPHVITQSCCSDGSCVYACPVNCIHPSPDEPGFATAEMLFIDPDACVDCGACVSACPVGAISPDTKLTENQLPFIELNAGFYPKREGKLPPTSKLAPVLVAPKIDVRRSGPLTVAIVGTGPAAMYAADELLTQRGVRVNMFEKLPTPYGLVRAGVAPDHQSTKRVTRLFDKIAAEPGLRMFLNVEVGEHLSHADLLEHHHAVLYAVGAPDDRRLAIDGMDLPGAGTATEVVAWFNGHPDQADLPVDLGHERVVIVGNGNVALDVARILTMDPDALARTDIAGHALAALRSSKVSEVVIAARRGPAFSAFTLPELIGLTSCSEVVLDAADHQLVLADLATEQDRLTRNKLEILAKLGDASAPITGPRIRFAYNMTPQRVLGDQRVTGIEFTVTGTDRTRVVDAGMVLTSIGYRGKAIADLPFDEDAAVVPNDGGRVLDAAGAYVAGWIKRGPTGFIGTNKSCAAETVRNLVEDYNRGRLGDPAHTPAALDKLVRSRRPAVVDAAGWRAIDAAEIARGGGQRPRDKFTDIADMLAAAATAPRPPVHKRLLAGLLR, from the coding sequence ATGCCACATGTCATCACCCAGTCGTGTTGCAGCGACGGGTCCTGTGTCTATGCCTGCCCGGTCAACTGCATCCATCCCTCACCGGATGAGCCGGGGTTCGCGACCGCAGAGATGTTGTTCATCGATCCGGACGCGTGCGTGGACTGCGGCGCCTGCGTCAGCGCATGCCCGGTCGGGGCCATCTCGCCGGACACCAAGCTGACCGAGAACCAACTGCCCTTCATCGAACTGAACGCCGGTTTCTATCCCAAGCGGGAGGGGAAGCTGCCGCCGACGTCGAAGCTGGCCCCGGTGCTGGTGGCCCCGAAGATCGATGTGCGGCGCAGCGGCCCGCTGACGGTCGCGATCGTCGGAACCGGGCCGGCCGCGATGTATGCCGCCGACGAGCTGCTCACCCAGCGTGGGGTCCGGGTGAACATGTTCGAAAAGCTACCCACGCCTTATGGATTGGTGCGGGCGGGGGTGGCGCCGGACCATCAGAGCACCAAGCGGGTGACCCGGTTGTTCGACAAGATCGCCGCGGAACCGGGGCTGCGAATGTTCCTGAACGTCGAGGTGGGTGAGCACCTCAGCCACGCAGACCTGCTCGAACACCATCACGCGGTGCTTTACGCCGTCGGCGCACCCGATGACCGACGGCTGGCCATCGACGGCATGGACCTGCCGGGCGCCGGGACCGCCACCGAGGTGGTGGCCTGGTTCAACGGCCATCCCGACCAGGCCGATCTGCCCGTCGATCTCGGTCATGAGCGGGTGGTCATCGTCGGCAACGGCAACGTCGCGCTCGACGTGGCGCGCATCCTGACGATGGATCCAGATGCTTTGGCCCGCACCGATATCGCTGGTCATGCGTTGGCAGCACTGCGGTCGTCCAAAGTCTCCGAGGTGGTGATCGCGGCCCGGCGCGGGCCGGCGTTCTCGGCGTTCACGCTCCCGGAACTGATCGGGTTGACGTCTTGCTCTGAGGTCGTCCTCGACGCCGCCGACCACCAACTGGTGCTCGCCGACCTGGCCACCGAGCAGGACCGGCTTACCCGCAACAAACTGGAGATCCTGGCCAAGCTGGGGGACGCCTCGGCACCGATCACCGGGCCCCGAATCCGGTTCGCCTACAACATGACTCCGCAGCGGGTTCTGGGCGATCAGCGGGTCACCGGGATCGAGTTCACCGTCACCGGGACCGACCGGACCCGGGTGGTGGACGCCGGCATGGTGCTGACCTCGATCGGCTACCGCGGCAAGGCGATCGCCGACCTGCCGTTCGACGAGGACGCCGCGGTGGTGCCCAACGACGGTGGCCGGGTGCTCGACGCTGCCGGTGCGTACGTGGCGGGCTGGATCAAACGTGGCCCGACCGGGTTCATCGGGACCAACAAATCCTGTGCCGCCGAGACGGTGCGCAACCTGGTGGAGGACTACAACCGAGGACGGCTCGGCGACCCGGCCCATACGCCGGCGGCGCTGGACAAGCTGGTCCGAAGCCGCCGGCCCGCGGTTGTTGACGCCGCGGGCTGGCGTGCCATCGACGCCGCGGAGATCGCCCGTGGCGGCGGGCAGCGACCCCGGGACAAGTTCACCGACATCGCCGACATGCTGGCCGCGGCGGCGACCGCGCCCCGGCCGCCGGTGCACAAGCGCCTGCTGGCCGGATTGCTCCGCTAA
- a CDS encoding AurF N-oxygenase family protein → MARTKMVRRWRRNMDVSDDPRYVEMLATLSEGSVRRNFNPYQDIDWDSPEFAVVPNDPRWVLTDTDPLGRHPWYQAQSLERQIEIGMWRQANVAKVGLHFENILIRGLMEYSFWVPNGSPEYRYCLHEAVEECNHTLMFQEMVNRIGMDVPGMPRLLKWAQPIIPLAAGPAPIPFFFGVLAGEEPIDHTQKSVLREGRNLHPIMERVMAIHVAEEARHISFAHQYLQKRVPTLRRRQRFGLSLLVPLTMRILCSAILVPPKAFWKEFDIPRSVRKDVFFRAPESRKMLRDMFSDVRMLCEDTGLMNPLAKLIWKICKIDGPASRYRSEPQREHLVSVA, encoded by the coding sequence ATGGCTCGAACCAAGATGGTCAGGCGCTGGCGACGCAATATGGATGTCAGCGACGACCCCCGGTACGTCGAGATGCTCGCCACACTGTCCGAGGGGTCGGTGCGGCGGAACTTCAACCCGTACCAGGACATCGACTGGGACTCTCCGGAGTTTGCCGTCGTCCCGAACGACCCGCGGTGGGTCCTCACCGACACCGATCCGCTGGGTCGGCACCCCTGGTACCAGGCGCAGTCGCTCGAGCGTCAGATCGAGATCGGCATGTGGCGCCAGGCCAACGTGGCCAAGGTGGGTCTGCACTTCGAGAACATCCTGATCCGCGGCCTGATGGAGTACTCGTTCTGGGTGCCCAACGGCTCCCCGGAATACCGCTACTGCCTGCACGAGGCGGTCGAGGAGTGCAACCACACCCTGATGTTCCAGGAGATGGTCAACCGGATCGGGATGGATGTGCCCGGCATGCCGCGGCTGCTCAAGTGGGCGCAGCCGATCATCCCGCTGGCCGCCGGTCCGGCGCCGATCCCGTTCTTCTTCGGGGTGCTCGCCGGCGAGGAGCCCATCGACCACACCCAGAAGAGTGTGCTGCGGGAGGGGCGCAACCTGCACCCGATCATGGAGCGGGTGATGGCGATCCACGTCGCCGAGGAGGCGCGCCACATCTCGTTCGCCCACCAGTACCTGCAGAAGCGGGTGCCCACCCTGCGCCGTCGCCAGCGCTTCGGGTTGTCGCTGTTAGTCCCGCTGACCATGCGCATCCTGTGCTCGGCCATCCTCGTTCCGCCGAAGGCGTTCTGGAAGGAATTCGACATCCCGCGCTCGGTGCGCAAGGACGTCTTCTTCCGGGCTCCGGAATCACGAAAGATGTTGCGCGACATGTTCTCCGACGTCCGCATGCTGTGTGAGGACACGGGCCTGATGAACCCGCTGGCGAAGCTGATCTGGAAGATCTGCAAGATCGACGGTCCCGCCAGCCGCTACCGGAGCGAGCCGCAGCGCGAGCACCTGGTGTCGGTCGCCTAG
- the serC gene encoding phosphoserine transaminase — MAELTIPAELKPKDGRFGCGPSKVRPEQLAALAAAGDLFGTSHRQAPVKNLVGRVRDGLRQLFSLPDGYEVILGNGGSTAFWDAAAFGLVDKRSLHLTYGEFSSKFASCVAKNPFVGDPIIVKADAGSAPEPTSDPSVDVVAWAHNETSTGVALPVQRPAGDALVVIDATSAAGGLPVDITDTDAYYFAPQKNFAGDGGLWIAVLSPAALARIEAIAGTGRWVPDFLSLPIAVENSLKNQTYNTPAIGTLILLAEQLDWLNGNGGLDWAVSRTADSSSRLYTWAEAASFATPFVADPKLRSQVVGTIDFDDAVDAAAVAKVLRANGIVDTEPYRKLGRNQLRVAMFPAVDPEDVSALTQCVDWVVERI; from the coding sequence ATGGCCGAACTGACGATCCCCGCCGAACTCAAGCCCAAAGACGGACGCTTTGGTTGCGGCCCCTCGAAGGTTCGGCCCGAACAGCTCGCCGCGCTGGCTGCCGCCGGGGACCTGTTCGGCACCTCACACCGCCAGGCCCCGGTGAAGAACCTGGTGGGCCGGGTGCGCGACGGTCTGCGGCAGCTGTTCTCGCTGCCCGACGGCTACGAGGTCATCCTGGGCAACGGCGGCTCGACCGCGTTCTGGGATGCCGCCGCGTTCGGCCTGGTCGACAAGCGTTCGCTGCACCTGACCTACGGCGAGTTCAGCTCGAAGTTCGCGTCGTGCGTGGCCAAGAACCCGTTCGTCGGTGATCCGATCATCGTCAAGGCCGACGCCGGCAGCGCACCGGAGCCGACCTCGGACCCGTCGGTCGACGTGGTGGCCTGGGCACACAACGAGACCTCCACGGGTGTGGCGCTGCCGGTGCAGCGGCCCGCCGGTGATGCGCTGGTGGTCATCGACGCGACCTCGGCGGCCGGCGGCCTGCCGGTCGACATCACCGACACCGACGCCTACTACTTCGCGCCGCAGAAGAACTTCGCCGGCGACGGCGGCCTGTGGATCGCGGTGCTGTCCCCGGCCGCACTGGCCCGCATCGAGGCGATCGCCGGGACCGGCCGGTGGGTGCCCGACTTCCTGTCGCTGCCCATCGCGGTGGAGAACAGCCTCAAGAACCAGACCTACAACACCCCGGCCATCGGCACGCTGATCCTGCTGGCCGAGCAGCTGGACTGGCTGAACGGCAACGGCGGCCTGGACTGGGCGGTCAGCCGCACCGCCGACTCCTCGTCGCGGCTGTACACGTGGGCCGAGGCGGCGTCGTTCGCCACCCCGTTCGTCGCCGACCCGAAGCTGCGCTCGCAGGTTGTGGGCACCATCGACTTCGACGACGCGGTCGACGCGGCGGCGGTGGCCAAGGTACTGCGGGCCAACGGCATCGTGGACACCGAGCCCTACCGCAAGCTGGGCCGCAACCAGCTGCGAGTGGCCATGTTCCCGGCGGTCGATCCCGAGGACGTCAGCGCCCTGACCCAGTGTGTCGACTGGGTCGTGGAAAGAATCTGA
- the sepH gene encoding septation protein SepH, protein MRELKVVGLDVDGKRIICEASDSGDNFAIRVDNRLRAAVRGDKATSNQTEIEVEVSPGLRPKEIQSRIRAGASVEQVAALAGEDIERIQRFANPVLLERSRAAELATAAHPVLADGPSVLTLLETVTTALISRGLDPNATNWDAWRNEDGRWTVQLAWKAGKSDLHAHFRFTPGAHGGTVTAFDDSASELIDPSFARPLRPVAAVAQLDFDVAPVAQPPAQAPVHPSQVQIPPQAPAPAAAPVVAQVPAPPAPPAPAPQAPVAQAPVAPSAEAEAEAEVAEAPAPKPRRARKAKPTIPGWEDVLLGVRSGTQR, encoded by the coding sequence ATGCGAGAACTCAAAGTCGTCGGGCTCGACGTGGACGGCAAGCGCATCATCTGCGAGGCCTCCGACTCCGGCGACAACTTCGCCATCCGTGTCGACAATCGTCTGCGCGCCGCGGTACGCGGCGACAAGGCCACCTCAAATCAAACCGAGATCGAGGTCGAGGTGAGCCCAGGCTTGCGCCCCAAGGAGATCCAGTCGCGCATTCGCGCGGGCGCATCCGTGGAGCAGGTGGCGGCGCTGGCCGGCGAGGACATCGAACGGATCCAGCGGTTCGCCAACCCCGTGCTGCTGGAGCGTTCCCGCGCGGCCGAGCTGGCGACCGCGGCGCACCCGGTGCTCGCCGACGGGCCGTCGGTGTTGACGCTGCTGGAGACCGTGACCACTGCGCTGATCTCGCGGGGGCTGGATCCCAACGCGACCAACTGGGATGCGTGGCGCAATGAGGACGGGCGCTGGACCGTGCAGCTGGCCTGGAAGGCCGGTAAGTCGGATCTGCACGCACATTTCCGCTTCACGCCCGGTGCGCACGGCGGCACCGTCACCGCGTTCGACGACAGTGCCTCGGAACTGATCGACCCCAGCTTCGCGCGCCCGCTGCGTCCGGTGGCCGCCGTTGCCCAGCTCGACTTCGACGTCGCGCCGGTCGCGCAGCCCCCGGCCCAGGCGCCGGTGCATCCGTCCCAGGTACAGATTCCCCCGCAGGCCCCCGCCCCAGCTGCAGCGCCGGTGGTAGCCCAGGTTCCCGCCCCGCCCGCTCCCCCGGCGCCTGCCCCGCAGGCTCCCGTCGCACAGGCTCCGGTGGCGCCCAGCGCAGAGGCCGAGGCTGAAGCCGAAGTGGCCGAGGCACCGGCCCCGAAGCCGCGCCGCGCCCGCAAGGCCAAGCCCACCATCCCGGGCTGGGAAGACGTTCTGCTGGGCGTGCGGTCCGGCACCCAGCGCTGA
- a CDS encoding acyltransferase family protein encodes MASVAVSTTDQREPTRPPELNPQASAAKSFRPDIEGLRAVAVLAVVLFHADLPGLGGGFVGVDVFFVISGFLITGLLWREASTSGSVRLRNFFAARARRLLPASALVGVVTMIAAALLLPPLQVRSVTIDGITSALYISNYWFIGSGVKYFGHQSVLSPSPFQHYWSLGVEEQFYLVWPLLIIGTAWIIRRRRKHTDKTGATASVRPYLVVLALVAIGSWALSVFFTYLIPPLAFFSLPTRAWQLAAGGLIALTVIYWRRLPAPAAAFLGWTGLVLILVACTQLTGETRYPGFAAMVPTLGAVLVIGAGCAAPTQGCGRLLGLATMGWIGRVSYSWYLWHWPVLVLTPPLLGHQVGLSTKLAAVLVSLGLALLTLRYVENPLRFADRIRNSPRAGLSLGAVSTAIAVAVGAVLMTWTPHPVGHGPAIKPVTITSTPVPPGSSLAAYDAEVADVFDQVQAAVANSLDVEQVPSNLDPPLTDQGAQQMGILTKGCLRVLPFDSSHPECVAGDTSSDTTVALIGDSRAAMFNPAFLQLADQRHWRLIMMAKAGCPITDLRINAHFNRLAEQMQRCAAWREGILARLAVEKPQLIVVSTSRAYDADGAHVLIPGLKRYDQAWLDSLNGLVRELRGTGAKALVLGTTPDPPGPVPLCLSGHLDDATACTARRNPAHGPGLEAERAATEAAGGQYADVTDLFCSADRCPSIIGNTMVYFDAGHLTRQYAELLTPAMGALADRALAHD; translated from the coding sequence GTGGCGAGCGTGGCGGTGAGCACCACCGACCAGCGGGAACCCACCCGGCCACCGGAACTGAACCCTCAGGCCTCGGCAGCCAAGTCGTTCCGTCCCGACATCGAGGGCCTTCGCGCCGTCGCCGTGCTGGCCGTCGTGCTGTTCCACGCCGACCTGCCCGGCCTGGGCGGCGGGTTCGTCGGTGTCGACGTCTTCTTCGTCATCTCCGGATTCCTGATCACCGGATTGCTCTGGCGGGAGGCCAGCACGTCCGGGTCCGTCCGGCTGCGCAACTTCTTCGCGGCGCGGGCCCGCCGGCTGCTGCCGGCATCAGCGTTGGTGGGCGTCGTCACCATGATCGCCGCGGCGCTGCTGCTGCCTCCGCTGCAGGTCCGCTCGGTCACCATCGACGGCATCACCAGTGCGCTCTACATCAGCAATTACTGGTTCATCGGCTCGGGCGTGAAGTACTTCGGCCATCAGAGTGTGCTGTCCCCCTCGCCGTTCCAGCACTACTGGTCGCTGGGCGTCGAGGAGCAGTTCTACCTGGTGTGGCCGCTGCTCATCATCGGCACCGCGTGGATCATCCGGCGTCGACGCAAGCACACCGACAAGACCGGGGCCACGGCCTCCGTGCGGCCATATCTGGTGGTGCTTGCGCTGGTCGCGATCGGGTCGTGGGCGCTGTCGGTGTTCTTCACCTACCTGATCCCTCCCCTGGCGTTCTTCTCGCTGCCCACCCGGGCCTGGCAGTTGGCCGCCGGAGGGTTGATCGCGCTCACCGTCATCTATTGGCGCCGGCTACCGGCGCCGGCCGCGGCGTTCCTCGGCTGGACCGGACTGGTGCTGATCCTGGTGGCCTGCACCCAATTGACCGGCGAGACCCGCTACCCGGGGTTCGCCGCGATGGTGCCCACCCTGGGTGCAGTACTGGTGATCGGCGCCGGCTGCGCCGCGCCGACACAGGGCTGCGGCCGCCTGCTCGGTCTGGCGACCATGGGATGGATCGGCAGAGTGTCGTACTCCTGGTACCTGTGGCACTGGCCGGTGTTGGTGCTCACGCCTCCGCTGCTGGGCCATCAGGTGGGACTGAGCACCAAGCTGGCCGCGGTCCTGGTCTCACTGGGCCTGGCGCTGCTCACCTTGCGATACGTCGAGAACCCGCTTCGGTTCGCCGATCGCATCCGCAACTCCCCTCGGGCCGGGTTGTCCCTCGGTGCCGTCTCCACTGCGATCGCGGTGGCCGTCGGCGCGGTACTGATGACGTGGACGCCGCACCCGGTCGGCCACGGCCCGGCGATCAAACCGGTCACGATCACCTCGACACCCGTCCCGCCGGGCTCCAGCCTGGCCGCGTACGACGCCGAGGTCGCGGACGTATTCGACCAGGTGCAGGCGGCGGTTGCGAATTCTCTTGATGTGGAACAGGTCCCATCGAATCTCGATCCGCCGCTGACCGACCAGGGGGCCCAGCAGATGGGCATCTTGACCAAGGGCTGCCTGCGCGTGCTGCCTTTCGATTCCAGTCACCCGGAGTGCGTCGCCGGCGATACCTCCTCCGACACCACGGTGGCGCTGATCGGCGACTCCCGCGCAGCCATGTTCAACCCGGCGTTCCTGCAACTCGCCGACCAGCGACACTGGCGTCTGATCATGATGGCCAAGGCGGGTTGCCCGATCACCGATCTGCGCATCAACGCGCACTTCAACCGGCTCGCCGAACAGATGCAGCGGTGCGCGGCCTGGCGCGAGGGCATCCTGGCCCGGTTGGCCGTGGAGAAACCCCAGCTCATCGTCGTCAGCACATCCCGGGCCTACGACGCCGACGGCGCCCACGTGCTGATCCCGGGCCTCAAGCGCTACGACCAGGCCTGGCTGGACAGCCTCAACGGTCTGGTGCGGGAACTCCGCGGCACCGGCGCCAAGGCGCTCGTGCTCGGTACGACCCCGGATCCGCCGGGCCCGGTGCCACTGTGCCTGTCCGGGCACCTCGACGACGCCACGGCGTGCACCGCGCGGCGCAACCCGGCCCACGGACCCGGGCTTGAGGCGGAGCGAGCCGCCACCGAGGCGGCCGGCGGTCAGTACGCCGACGTGACGGACCTGTTCTGCAGCGCGGACCGCTGCCCGTCCATCATCGGCAACACCATGGTGTACTTCGACGCCGGCCATCTGACCCGTCAGTACGCCGAACTGCTGACACCGGCGATGGGCGCGCTGGCAGACCGCGCGCTCGCCCACGACTGA